A single region of the Acipenser ruthenus chromosome 57, fAciRut3.2 maternal haplotype, whole genome shotgun sequence genome encodes:
- the LOC131724770 gene encoding uncharacterized protein LOC131724770: protein MLYQTSLCFTMLPYALPDLSVLYNASLCFTRPLCFTMLPYALPDLSVLYNASLCFTRPLCALQCFPMLYQTSLCFTMLPYALPDLSLLYNASLCFTRPLCALQCFPMLYQTSLCFTMLPYALPDLSVLYNASLCFTRPLCALQCFPMLYQTSLCFTMLPYALPDLSLLYNASLCLTRPLCALQCFPMLYQTSLCFTMLPYALPDLSVLYNASLCFTRPLFALQCFPMLYQTSLCFTMLPYALPDLSVLYNASLCFTRPFCALQCFPMLYQNSLCFTMAGSQLVVLLKCTDIIFNRNKGYIKTENTCLNNTVKQLKPRQAEGAFIWRYEGMKVCHGREKTGNHCCRGQV, encoded by the coding sequence atgctttaccagacctctctgtgctttacaatgcttccctatgctttaccagacctctctgtgctttacaatgcttccctatgctttaccagacctctgtgctttacaatgcttccctatgctttaccagacctctctgtgctttacaatgcttccctatgctttaccagacctctctgtgctttacaatgcttccctatgctttaccagacctctctgtgctttacaatgcttccctatgctttaccagacctctctttgctttataatgcttccctatgctttaccagacctctctgtgctttacaatgcttccctatgctttaccagacctctctgtgctttacaatgcttccctatgctttaccagacctctctgtgctttacaatgcttccctatgctttaccagacctctctgtgctttacaatgcttccctatgctttaccagacctctctgtgctttacaatgcttccctatgctttaccagacctctctttgctttacaatgcttccctatgcttaaccagacctctctgtgctttacaatgcttccctatgctttaccagacctctctgtgctttacaatgcttccctatgctttaccagacctctctgtgctttacaatgcttccctatgctttaccagacctctctttgctttacaatgcttccctatgctttaccagacctctctgtgctttacaatgcttccctatgctttaccagacctctctgtgctttacaatgcttccctatgctttaccagacctttctgtgctttacaatgcttccctatgctttaccagaactctctgtgctttacaatggctggatcccagctggttgttctcctcaagtgtacggACATTATTTTCAATAGGAACAAGGGTTACATAAAGACTGAAAACACTTGTCTTAATAATACAGTTAAACAGCTCAAACCGAGGCAAGCGGAGGGTGCGTTTATTTGGAGGTATGAAGGTATGAAGGTGTGCCACGGCAGAGAAAAGACTGGGAACCACTGCTGCAGGGGACAGGTGTGA
- the LOC117968255 gene encoding uncharacterized protein LOC117968255 yields MPLVNSLGPLESYIGVEEGVAFKADSGMFWSCIERSNIYNIEAAKSTKDSWCKFLVSKAPNGKILLRDRRGVYLSRIDRSGIQHIEAAKTNPDKYCEFSVFTEDGKVILQADNGRFISRIYRQNQNIEAAKEGPDECCRFSTTIGDIISPTFQIVKVDFGKVPDLIDKPSVVSCDVYNNRTSVNQQHTFSLTWETKVTETTSWKHAWGFSSTVSADVSFASVEATVSYNGEYGKESTKEKTISQSRSTEVTVPPHTKITAKLIAHKDDDAEIPFTATVKKVKSDGQVEILKQEGTWKGVLYENVMIEVDEEQLTKK; encoded by the exons ATg CCGCTTGTAAACAGTTTGGGGCCTCTGGAAAGTTACATCGGTGTAGAGGAGGGAGTTGCTTTCAAGGCTGACAGCGGCATGTTCTGGAGCTGCATCGAGCGATCTAATATCTACAACATTGAGGCAGCCAAGAGCACCAAAGACAGCTGGTGCAAGTTCCTGGTTTCCAAAGCCCCAAATGGGAAGATCTTGCTGAGGGACCGTAGAGGCGTGTACCTCAGCCGAATTGACAGATCGGGAATCCAGCACATTGAGGCGGCCAAGACAAACCCTGACAAATACTGCGAGTTCAGCGTCTTCACCGAAGACGGCAAAGTCATCCTCCAAGCTGACAACGGAAGGTTTATCAGCAGAATCTATCGACAGAATCAGAACATCGAGGCTGCAAAGGAGGGCCCGGATGAGTGCTGCAGGTTCAGCACGACCATCGGAGACATCATCAGCCCTACCTTCCAGATCGTCAAGGTAGACTTTGGCAAGGTACCAGACCTCATTGATAAGCCATCAGTGGTGAGCTGCGATGTCTATAATAACCGCACCAGTGTGAACCAACAACACACCTTCAGCTTAACCTGGGAAACCAAAGTCACTGAAACCACCAGCTGGAAGCACGCCTGGGGCTTCTCCTCCACTGTATCTGCAGATGTTTCATTTGCGAGTGTTGAAGCCACAGTGAGTTACAATGGGGAGTACGGCAAGGAGTCCACCAAAGAGAAAACCATCTCCCAGAGCAGAAGCACAGAAGTCACCGTCCCGCCCCACACCAAGATCACCGCCAAGCTCATCGCCCACAAAGACGACGACGCGGAGATTCCCTTCACAGCGACGGTCAAGAAGGTCAAGAGCGACGGACAAGTGGAGATCCTGAAACAAGAAGGCACCTGGAAGGGGGTGCTGTACGAAAACGTGATGATCGAAGTCGACGAAGAACAACTGACGAAGAAATAG